acagcagATATATTGATACACCGATCGACCCtttactgacttaagcatcagagtactttagacaggtaccccgatcgtcatcCCAGCCGATCGAGCTAAGGAGTGGATTTCGCTGAAGCTACTGGTGTGGAGAAGGATAGCGCAGGTTGGAGAGGTTCTTTTAGTAGGCTTTCGGTCCCTACCCCGAAACATTTTGGCGCCTACCGTGGGGCCGAGCAGTCTTCTTTGAGAATATACCCATATGGTGACCACGAGGAACCGAAACAGCAACATAGACGGAGAAAGAATGGCAGATGATCAAGCGGATACTAGAGAAATGATAAGGGTGATGCAGTAGAGGATGGATGAGATGTAGAGGAATTATGAAGTACAAATGCAGATTTTGCGGGAGGAGAACGCCATCCTAAGGTGGAAGGAAGAAGGAATCCCGTCGACACCTACCGTACCCGACCCTAACAGGTTGAGTCGGGTGCAGCAGCACCGGGATGTCGAACGGGTGGAGAGTCGTCTTCCACCTACAGGACACGAGCAATCACAGCCAGCTCGGGTCGAAAAGACGCAGGCTTCAAGGGGAAATCCGTCGCACACGGTGGCGGAGAGCTCGAGAGCAAACGATGGGGGCCGCCCATCGCGCCAACCGATCCCCGCGTCGGGGTCCTCCCCCTTTACATCGTATATTCTGGAGACGCCGCTGCCGGAGAAGTGGAAAATGCCGACATTTGACAAGTACGACGGCACGACCAACCCAGACAATCACATACGAGTCTTCATGCATCAAATGATGTTCCACGCAGTTAGCGACCCCATCTGGTGCCGTGTTTTCTCGACCTCTCTGACGGGGGAGGCGTTAGAGTGGTTTTTCGAGCTGTCGGCCGGCAGTATCGACTCTTTTGCCACATTGAAGGCAAGGTTCAGCACACAATTCGCGCCCCTGAAATCGGCCATTCTGACGGTCGACAATCTGGTGAACATCCGACAGGAAGATGGGGAATCGCTGAGGAGTTATCTCGATCGGTACAATCGGATGTCGGTCAAGATAAAGGATCTCGGCGACGAAATCGCTCGTCATCACTTCTCATATGGGCTCCAGCCGGGAGTTTTCGCGGACAAGATAAGCCGCAAGAAGTCGAAGACGATGGAGGAGATGAGGAAGCGGGCGGCCAAGTTCATACAGATGGAGGATATGCAGGAGTTCAGGGTGAAGAAGAGGGAAAAGGAAGATGTCGCACTCCCGAAGCCGACCGCACCTCGGCCGAACAAAGTCCCAGCTCGGCCCAGCGAAAGGAAGCCACCTAAGTTCACGACGTATACTCCGCTGGTCGTTCCTAGGGCCAGGATTCTGCAAGAGGCCTTTAGCGCCGATTCACTTCCAGCAGTCAGGAAGAAGCCCCCTCTGCCCAATGCTGACGGTAGTAAACACTGCCAATACCACCGCATGATCGGGCACACCACCGAAGAGTGCCACACGCTCCGTGACAAAATAGAAGAGCTCATTCGGCAGGGGCACTTGAAGAAGTACATTCGACAAGATCGTCCCCCACAGAGCCCGGTGAGGAACAGAAGCCCGATGAGGAGGTGCGAGAACTCTTAAAGAGGTGCGAGGCCGGAGAAGAGATCAGACCGATGGAGAGACGACGAGCACTCCGGTTCGTGATCATCGGAGAAGATTTATACAAGAGAGGTTTCACAGCGCCGCTCCTCAAATGCTTGTCAGCAGACGAAGCTGGGTACGTTATGAACGAGGTCCATAATGGTATTTGTGGAATGCATACCGGTCAGAGGACGATGAAAGCAAGGATACTCCGAGCCGGCTATTTTTGGCCGACCATGGAACAGGACTGCGAAACCGTGATACGCAAGTGCGGAGGATGTCAAGCTCATGGAAATGATATAAAGAGGGCACCGACCGAGCTGCATGCCCTAACATCCCCTTGGCCGTTCGCTCAATGGGGCATGGACATCGTCGGACCCTTCCCGGTTGGCCGAGCGCAGAAGAAATTCATACTTGTGGCGGTGGACTATTTCACCAAGTGGGTGGAAGCGGAGGCTTTGGCTAACATCACCGCTCGGCAAGTTCACTCCTTCGTCTGGCGTAACATCATATGCCGCTTTGGCCTCCCTCA
This region of Vigna unguiculata cultivar IT97K-499-35 chromosome 5, ASM411807v1, whole genome shotgun sequence genomic DNA includes:
- the LOC114183170 gene encoding uncharacterized protein LOC114183170; the protein is MQILREENAILRWKEEGIPSTPTVPDPNRLSRVQQHRDVERVESRLPPTGHEQSQPARVEKTQASRGNPSHTVAESSRANDGGRPSRQPIPASGSSPFTSYILETPLPEKWKMPTFDKYDGTTNPDNHIRVFMHQMMFHAVSDPIWCRVFSTSLTGEALEWFFELSAGSIDSFATLKARFSTQFAPLKSAILTVDNLVNIRQEDGESLRSYLDRYNRMSVKIKDLGDEIARHHFSYGLQPGVFADKISRKKSKTMEEMRKRAAKFIQMEDMQEFRVKKREKEDVALPKPTAPRPNKVPARPSERKPPKFTTYTPLVVPRARILQEAFSADSLPAVRKKPPLPNADGSKHCQYHRMIGHTTEECHTLRDKIEELIRQGHLKKYIRQDRPPQSPVRNRSPMRRCENS